The Aestuariibaculum lutulentum genome segment TTACCTCTCTCATCCTTTCAGCTTATTTTTTACTCAATAAAACAGACCTCAAAAAAAACATCAGGATTAATAAACTACTGAATTTTATACAAACCTACCCAAAATCTAAAATTGGTTTATCGTTTTGTTTCTCAATTACACGATACCTTGTCTTTTCCTTTCAGTTTTACTTTTTACTTTTAACTTTAAATACAGATATAAGTTACCTTAATGCGATGATGGGTATTTCATCTATGTATTTATTAGCTTCAGTAATCCCATCAATAGCTGTGTTCGACTTTGCTATTAAAGGAAGTATTGCTGTATATCTGTTTTCATTTTTATCAATAGACCCTATTCTCATTATTTATACAACAACTATAATGTGGTTGCTTAATTTTGCTTTACCAAGCCTTATTGGGAGTTACTTTGTTTTGAATTTTAAATGGCCTAAATCACCTGTTTCAGCATGACCATAATTTCATTTTTCATTATCTTAATTTATGTTATTCTAATTGGAAGTTTTGCTGTCGGATTTAATAAAGTAAATCATTTTAAGAGTCAGAATATCGCTCCGAGTACCTCATTTTCTGTAGTTATACCGTTTAGAAATGAAGCTAAAAACCTGCCTAAATTACTGGAATCCATCAAGCAACTACAATATCCGACCAATTTATTTGAAATCCTTTTAGTTGATGACGCTTCGGAAGATGATTCCGTTAACATTATTAAAGAATTCATGAAATCCTCTTCTGCTTCAATTAACATTTTAAATAATAACAGACTAAGTTCTTCGCCTAAAAAAGACGCTATTACCACTGCCATTAAAGAAGCAAATTATAATTGGATCATCACCACCGACGCCGACTGTATTCTACCCGAATTATGGTTAGACACTTTTAATGCATTTATTCTGAAAAACCATGTGGATTGCATTGTTGCTCCCGTAAAATATATGCCCGAAAACAACTTTTTAAACACCTTCCAAATTTTAGATTTATTGAGTTTACAAGGCGCTACCATTGGCGGTTTTGGCATAAACAAACCGTTTTTGTGTAACGGCGC includes the following:
- a CDS encoding glycosyltransferase, with the protein product MTIISFFIILIYVILIGSFAVGFNKVNHFKSQNIAPSTSFSVVIPFRNEAKNLPKLLESIKQLQYPTNLFEILLVDDASEDDSVNIIKEFMKSSSASINILNNNRLSSSPKKDAITTAIKEANYNWIITTDADCILPELWLDTFNAFILKNHVDCIVAPVKYMPENNFLNTFQILDLLSLQGATIGGFGINKPFLCNGANFAYAKHLFNAVNGFESNTQTASGDDIFLLEKAIKHNTNTVHYLKSETAIVSTNAQTTWNSLISQRIRWAAKTSKYNNWFSKLTGSIVLSANLLIVIASLLTFFGFITSKTLIYMLMIKFSIDLYLINKSAQFFNQKHVIKFYIFGFLVYPLFSVYVAMASMVSTYQWKGRTFKR
- a CDS encoding lysylphosphatidylglycerol synthase domain-containing protein is translated as MSTNNTLVFSKFLELTSKPELFSWKPTTILLLLTTLNWFLEILKWQTLIKPLKPISFFEATTQSLGSLTVSLFTPNRIGEYGAKALFYNKTEISKIVSINGLHNLLQLIATIIFGIAGLLFFSKNFHLELNHTKLSMGVLVFTSLILSAYFLLNKTDLKKNIRINKLLNFIQTYPKSKIGLSFCFSITRYLVFSFQFYFLLLTLNTDISYLNAMMGISSMYLLASVIPSIAVFDFAIKGSIAVYLFSFLSIDPILIIYTTTIMWLLNFALPSLIGSYFVLNFKWPKSPVSA